The Meriones unguiculatus strain TT.TT164.6M chromosome 6, Bangor_MerUng_6.1, whole genome shotgun sequence genome has a window encoding:
- the F2rl2 gene encoding proteinase-activated receptor 3, whose protein sequence is MDHRGICPESDLRGIFLTSHNWVSGHGEMKVLILVAARLLLLPATVCQSGVKNVSDNSTKLTLTIKSFHGAPLNTFEDFPLSDIEGWTGATSTVKIKCPEDESTLHVNNATMGYLRNSLSTKLIPAIYILVFVVGVPANIGTLWKLSSNTKSIWLVIFHTNLAIMDLLFCFTLPFKIIYHLNRNNWVFGEVMCRITTVIFYGNMYGSILILMCMSINRHLVMVHPFTYHKLPKRFTLLMCGLVWVMVFLYMMPFAILKQGYRLVQPEITTCHDVHSTCESLSPFRFYYFISLALFGFLIPLVVTVYCYATLIHRLNAQDRKRLRYIKAALVILVIFTICFAPTNITLIIHHANYNSTDSLYFMYLIALCLGSLNSCLDPFLYFVMSKIVDQLPS, encoded by the exons ATGGACCATAGGGGAATCTGCCCTGAATCTGACTTGAGgggaatcttcttaacatcccaTAACTGGGTCTCAGGACACGGAGAGATGAAAGTACTTATCTTGGTTGCTGCTAGGCTGCTGCTTCTGCCGGCCACTGTTTGCCAAAGTG GTGTGAAAAATGTTTCAGACAACTCAACAAAGCTGACCTTGACTATTAAGAGTTTCCATGGTGCTCCCTTAAATACTTTCGAAGACTTCCCACTTTCTGACATAGAGGGCTGGACAGGAGCCACCTCAACTGTGAAAATAAAGTGCCCTGAAGATGAGTCAACTCTCCATGTAAACAATGCCACCATGGGTTACCTGAGGAATTCCTTAAGCACCAAACTGATACCTGCCATCTACATCCTGGTGTTTGTGGTTGGTGTGCCAGCAAACATTGGGACCCTGTGGAAGCTCTCCTCAAACACCAAGTCCATCTGGCTGGTCATCTTTCACACCAACCTGGCCATCATggatcttcttttttgttttacgCTGCCATTTAAGATCATCTACCATCTCAATAGGAACAACTGGGTGTTTGGAGAGGTCATGTGCCGCATCACCACAGTCATTTTCTATGGCAACATGTACGGTTCCATTCTGATCCTCATGTGCATGAGCATCAACCGCCACCTGGTCATGGTCCATCCTTTCACATACCATAAGCTGCCCAAACGATTCACTTTGCTCATGTGTGGCCTGGTGTGGGTCATGGTTTTCTTATACATGATGCCGTTTGCCATCCTGAAGCAGGGGTATCGCCTCGTCCAGCCAGAGATCACCACCTGCCACGATGTCCACAGTACATGCGAGTCCCTGTCCCCCTTCCGGTTCTACTACTTCATCTCCTTAGCACTCTTTGGATTCCTCATCCCACTTGTGGTTACTGTCTACTGTTACGCAACTCTCATCCACAGACTTAATGCACAGGATCGGAAACGGCTAAGGTATATCAAGGCTGCTCTCGTCATTCTGGTGATTTTCACAATTTGCTTTGCTCCCACCAACATCACGCTCATAATTCACCATGCCAACTACAACTCCACGGACAGCCTGTACTTTATGTATCTCATAGCTTTGTGCCTGGGCAGCCTGAATAGTTGCCTAGatccatttctttattttgtcaTGTCAAAAATTGTAGATCAGCTTCCTTCCTag